A DNA window from Camelina sativa cultivar DH55 chromosome 13, Cs, whole genome shotgun sequence contains the following coding sequences:
- the LOC104737669 gene encoding chitinase domain-containing protein 1-like isoform X5, with the protein MARKRRSSAAESLKRQKDGEESLSQVEEPDSDRSLIAIFVIFFILIPAVSIVVYKVKFADRVIQTETSIRHRGIVKTNISFQEILTEHSKASENSTTRHYDYPVLAYITPWNSKGYDMAKMFNSKFTHLSPVWYDLKSQGSGLVLEGRHNADKGWIQELRSRGNALILPRFVLKAIPSEMLKKKKLREKAISLIVTECREMEYDGIVFESWSRWAAYGVLQDPDKRKMALQFVKQLGEALHSTNSPRNNQQHMQFMYVVGPPRSEKLQMYDFGPEDLQFLKDSVDGFSLMTYDFSNPQNPGPNAPVKWIDLTLKLLLGSSNNIDSTLARKVLLGINFYGNDFVISGDSGGGGAITGRDYLTLLQKHKPTWHWDKESGEHLFMYRDNKNIKHAVFYPTLMSILLRLENARLWGIGISIWEIGQGLDYFFDLL; encoded by the exons ATGGCGAGGAAGCGACGTTCGTCGGCGGCGGAGAGTTTAAAACGGCAGAAGGACGGTGAAGAGTCACTCTCACAAGTCGAAGAACCGGATTCAGATAGGAGCCTCATCGCCATTTTCGTGATCTTCTTCATCCTGATTCCCGCCGTTTCGATTGTCGTGTACAAAGTCAAATTCGCTGATCGAGTCATACAAACGGAAACATCGATACGTCACAGAGGAATCGTTAAAACTAATATTAGTTTCCAAGAAATCCTCACT GAACACTCTAAGGCCTCAGAGAATTCAACAACTAGGCACTATGATTACCCAGTGTTAGCTTACATAACTCCATG GAACTCTAAAGGCTATGATATGGCAAAGATGTTTAACTCAAAGTTTACACATTTATCACCAGTGTGGTACGACCTGAAGAG CCAAGGATCTGGGTTGGTTTTGGAAGGGAGACATAATGCTGATAAGGGATGGATCCAAGAGCTTCGTTCAAGAGGAAATGCGCTG ATATTACCAAGATTTGTTCTAAAAGCAATTCCTAGTGAGATgcttaagaaaaagaaactaaggGAGAAAGCTATCAGTCTTATTGTCACAGAGTGCAG AGAAATGGAATATGATGGTATCGTGTTTGAGTCTTGGTCAAGGTGGGCAGCTTATGGCGTTTTGCAGGACCCGGATAAGCGGAAAATG GCACTACAATTCGTAAAACAACTTGGAGAAGCCCTTCACTCAACGAACTCTCCAAGAAATAACCAGCAACATATGCAGTTCATGTATGTGGTTGGTCCCCCTCGTTCAGAGAAGCTGCAAATGTACGATTTTGGGCCAGAAGATCTTCAGTTCTTAAAAGATTCGGTTGATGGATTCTCTCTTATGACCTATGATTTCTCAAATCCCCAGAATCCTGGCCCCAATGCTCCTGTCAAGTGGATAGATTTAACCCTCAAGCTCCTACTTGGTTCATCAAACAATATAGACTCAACCCTAGCCAGAAAGGTTCTTCTTGGTATCAACTTTTACGGCAACGACTTTGTAATCTCTGGAG ATTCAGGAGGCGGAGGAGCAATCACCGGAAGGGATTACCTCACATTACTCCAGAAACATAAGCCAACTTGGCACTGGGATAAAGAGAGCGGTGAGCATCTTTTCATGTATAGAGATAATAAGAACATCAAGCATGCTGTTTTCTATCCTACATTGATGTCAATCCTTCTACGGCTTGAGAATGCTCGTCTCTGGGGTATTGGCATTTCAATCTGGGAAATCGGACAAGGTTTAGATTATTTCTTTGATCTATTGTAA
- the LOC104737669 gene encoding chitinase domain-containing protein 1-like isoform X6: protein MARKRRSSAAESLKRQKDGEESLSQVEEPDSDRSLIAIFVIFFILIPAVSIVVYKVKFADRVIQTETSIRHRGIVKTNISFQEILTEHSKASENSTTRHYDYPVLAYITPWNSKGYDMAKMFNSKFTHLSPVWYDLKSQGSGLVLEGRHNADKGWIQELRSRGNALILPRFVLKAIPSEMLKKKKLREKAISLIVTECREMEYDGIVFESWSRWAAYGVLQDPDKRKMALQFVKQLGEALHSTNSPRNNQQHMQFMYVVGPPRSEKLQMYDFGPEDLQFLKDSVDGFSLMTYDFSNPQNPGPNAPVKWIDLTLKLLLGSSNNIDSTLARKVLLGINFYGNDFVISGGGGGAITGRDYLTLLQKHKPTWHWDKESGEHLFMYRDNKNIKHAVFYPTLMSILLRLENARLWGIGISIWEIGQGLDYFFDLL, encoded by the exons ATGGCGAGGAAGCGACGTTCGTCGGCGGCGGAGAGTTTAAAACGGCAGAAGGACGGTGAAGAGTCACTCTCACAAGTCGAAGAACCGGATTCAGATAGGAGCCTCATCGCCATTTTCGTGATCTTCTTCATCCTGATTCCCGCCGTTTCGATTGTCGTGTACAAAGTCAAATTCGCTGATCGAGTCATACAAACGGAAACATCGATACGTCACAGAGGAATCGTTAAAACTAATATTAGTTTCCAAGAAATCCTCACT GAACACTCTAAGGCCTCAGAGAATTCAACAACTAGGCACTATGATTACCCAGTGTTAGCTTACATAACTCCATG GAACTCTAAAGGCTATGATATGGCAAAGATGTTTAACTCAAAGTTTACACATTTATCACCAGTGTGGTACGACCTGAAGAG CCAAGGATCTGGGTTGGTTTTGGAAGGGAGACATAATGCTGATAAGGGATGGATCCAAGAGCTTCGTTCAAGAGGAAATGCGCTG ATATTACCAAGATTTGTTCTAAAAGCAATTCCTAGTGAGATgcttaagaaaaagaaactaaggGAGAAAGCTATCAGTCTTATTGTCACAGAGTGCAG AGAAATGGAATATGATGGTATCGTGTTTGAGTCTTGGTCAAGGTGGGCAGCTTATGGCGTTTTGCAGGACCCGGATAAGCGGAAAATG GCACTACAATTCGTAAAACAACTTGGAGAAGCCCTTCACTCAACGAACTCTCCAAGAAATAACCAGCAACATATGCAGTTCATGTATGTGGTTGGTCCCCCTCGTTCAGAGAAGCTGCAAATGTACGATTTTGGGCCAGAAGATCTTCAGTTCTTAAAAGATTCGGTTGATGGATTCTCTCTTATGACCTATGATTTCTCAAATCCCCAGAATCCTGGCCCCAATGCTCCTGTCAAGTGGATAGATTTAACCCTCAAGCTCCTACTTGGTTCATCAAACAATATAGACTCAACCCTAGCCAGAAAGGTTCTTCTTGGTATCAACTTTTACGGCAACGACTTTGTAATCTCTGGAG GAGGCGGAGGAGCAATCACCGGAAGGGATTACCTCACATTACTCCAGAAACATAAGCCAACTTGGCACTGGGATAAAGAGAGCGGTGAGCATCTTTTCATGTATAGAGATAATAAGAACATCAAGCATGCTGTTTTCTATCCTACATTGATGTCAATCCTTCTACGGCTTGAGAATGCTCGTCTCTGGGGTATTGGCATTTCAATCTGGGAAATCGGACAAGGTTTAGATTATTTCTTTGATCTATTGTAA
- the LOC104737669 gene encoding chitinase domain-containing protein 1-like isoform X3, with amino-acid sequence MARKRRSSAAESLKRQKDGEESLSQVEEPDSDRSLIAIFVIFFILIPAVSIVVYKVKFADRVIQTETSIRHRGIVKTNISFQEILTEHSKASENSTTRHYDYPVLAYITPWNSKGYDMAKMFNSKFTHLSPVWYDLKSSQGSGLVLEGRHNADKGWIQELRSRGNALILPRFVLKAIPSEMLKKKKLREKAISLIVTECREMEYDGIVFESWSRWAAYGVLQDPDKRKMALQFVKQLGEALHSTNSPRNNQQHMQFMYVVGPPRSEKLQMYDFGPEDLQFLKDSVDGFSLMTYDFSNPQNPGPNAPVKWIDLTLKLLLGSSNNIDSTLARKVLLGINFYGNDFVISGGGGGAITGRDYLTLLQKHKPTWHWDKESGEHLFMYRDNKNIKHAVFYPTLMSILLRLENARLWGIGISIWEIGQGLDYFFDLLAFW; translated from the exons ATGGCGAGGAAGCGACGTTCGTCGGCGGCGGAGAGTTTAAAACGGCAGAAGGACGGTGAAGAGTCACTCTCACAAGTCGAAGAACCGGATTCAGATAGGAGCCTCATCGCCATTTTCGTGATCTTCTTCATCCTGATTCCCGCCGTTTCGATTGTCGTGTACAAAGTCAAATTCGCTGATCGAGTCATACAAACGGAAACATCGATACGTCACAGAGGAATCGTTAAAACTAATATTAGTTTCCAAGAAATCCTCACT GAACACTCTAAGGCCTCAGAGAATTCAACAACTAGGCACTATGATTACCCAGTGTTAGCTTACATAACTCCATG GAACTCTAAAGGCTATGATATGGCAAAGATGTTTAACTCAAAGTTTACACATTTATCACCAGTGTGGTACGACCTGAAGAG TAGCCAAGGATCTGGGTTGGTTTTGGAAGGGAGACATAATGCTGATAAGGGATGGATCCAAGAGCTTCGTTCAAGAGGAAATGCGCTG ATATTACCAAGATTTGTTCTAAAAGCAATTCCTAGTGAGATgcttaagaaaaagaaactaaggGAGAAAGCTATCAGTCTTATTGTCACAGAGTGCAG AGAAATGGAATATGATGGTATCGTGTTTGAGTCTTGGTCAAGGTGGGCAGCTTATGGCGTTTTGCAGGACCCGGATAAGCGGAAAATG GCACTACAATTCGTAAAACAACTTGGAGAAGCCCTTCACTCAACGAACTCTCCAAGAAATAACCAGCAACATATGCAGTTCATGTATGTGGTTGGTCCCCCTCGTTCAGAGAAGCTGCAAATGTACGATTTTGGGCCAGAAGATCTTCAGTTCTTAAAAGATTCGGTTGATGGATTCTCTCTTATGACCTATGATTTCTCAAATCCCCAGAATCCTGGCCCCAATGCTCCTGTCAAGTGGATAGATTTAACCCTCAAGCTCCTACTTGGTTCATCAAACAATATAGACTCAACCCTAGCCAGAAAGGTTCTTCTTGGTATCAACTTTTACGGCAACGACTTTGTAATCTCTGGAG GAGGCGGAGGAGCAATCACCGGAAGGGATTACCTCACATTACTCCAGAAACATAAGCCAACTTGGCACTGGGATAAAGAGAGCGGTGAGCATCTTTTCATGTATAGAGATAATAAGAACATCAAGCATGCTGTTTTCTATCCTACATTGATGTCAATCCTTCTACGGCTTGAGAATGCTCGTCTCTGGGGTATTGGCATTTCAATCTGGGAAATCGGACAAGGTTTAGATTATTTCTTTGATCTATT GGCGTTTTGGTAA
- the LOC104737669 gene encoding chitinase domain-containing protein 1-like isoform X1, with translation MARKRRSSAAESLKRQKDGEESLSQVEEPDSDRSLIAIFVIFFILIPAVSIVVYKVKFADRVIQTETSIRHRGIVKTNISFQEILTEHSKASENSTTRHYDYPVLAYITPWNSKGYDMAKMFNSKFTHLSPVWYDLKSSQGSGLVLEGRHNADKGWIQELRSRGNALILPRFVLKAIPSEMLKKKKLREKAISLIVTECREMEYDGIVFESWSRWAAYGVLQDPDKRKMALQFVKQLGEALHSTNSPRNNQQHMQFMYVVGPPRSEKLQMYDFGPEDLQFLKDSVDGFSLMTYDFSNPQNPGPNAPVKWIDLTLKLLLGSSNNIDSTLARKVLLGINFYGNDFVISGDSGGGGAITGRDYLTLLQKHKPTWHWDKESGEHLFMYRDNKNIKHAVFYPTLMSILLRLENARLWGIGISIWEIGQGLDYFFDLLAFW, from the exons ATGGCGAGGAAGCGACGTTCGTCGGCGGCGGAGAGTTTAAAACGGCAGAAGGACGGTGAAGAGTCACTCTCACAAGTCGAAGAACCGGATTCAGATAGGAGCCTCATCGCCATTTTCGTGATCTTCTTCATCCTGATTCCCGCCGTTTCGATTGTCGTGTACAAAGTCAAATTCGCTGATCGAGTCATACAAACGGAAACATCGATACGTCACAGAGGAATCGTTAAAACTAATATTAGTTTCCAAGAAATCCTCACT GAACACTCTAAGGCCTCAGAGAATTCAACAACTAGGCACTATGATTACCCAGTGTTAGCTTACATAACTCCATG GAACTCTAAAGGCTATGATATGGCAAAGATGTTTAACTCAAAGTTTACACATTTATCACCAGTGTGGTACGACCTGAAGAG TAGCCAAGGATCTGGGTTGGTTTTGGAAGGGAGACATAATGCTGATAAGGGATGGATCCAAGAGCTTCGTTCAAGAGGAAATGCGCTG ATATTACCAAGATTTGTTCTAAAAGCAATTCCTAGTGAGATgcttaagaaaaagaaactaaggGAGAAAGCTATCAGTCTTATTGTCACAGAGTGCAG AGAAATGGAATATGATGGTATCGTGTTTGAGTCTTGGTCAAGGTGGGCAGCTTATGGCGTTTTGCAGGACCCGGATAAGCGGAAAATG GCACTACAATTCGTAAAACAACTTGGAGAAGCCCTTCACTCAACGAACTCTCCAAGAAATAACCAGCAACATATGCAGTTCATGTATGTGGTTGGTCCCCCTCGTTCAGAGAAGCTGCAAATGTACGATTTTGGGCCAGAAGATCTTCAGTTCTTAAAAGATTCGGTTGATGGATTCTCTCTTATGACCTATGATTTCTCAAATCCCCAGAATCCTGGCCCCAATGCTCCTGTCAAGTGGATAGATTTAACCCTCAAGCTCCTACTTGGTTCATCAAACAATATAGACTCAACCCTAGCCAGAAAGGTTCTTCTTGGTATCAACTTTTACGGCAACGACTTTGTAATCTCTGGAG ATTCAGGAGGCGGAGGAGCAATCACCGGAAGGGATTACCTCACATTACTCCAGAAACATAAGCCAACTTGGCACTGGGATAAAGAGAGCGGTGAGCATCTTTTCATGTATAGAGATAATAAGAACATCAAGCATGCTGTTTTCTATCCTACATTGATGTCAATCCTTCTACGGCTTGAGAATGCTCGTCTCTGGGGTATTGGCATTTCAATCTGGGAAATCGGACAAGGTTTAGATTATTTCTTTGATCTATT GGCGTTTTGGTAA
- the LOC104737669 gene encoding chitinase domain-containing protein 1-like isoform X2: MARKRRSSAAESLKRQKDGEESLSQVEEPDSDRSLIAIFVIFFILIPAVSIVVYKVKFADRVIQTETSIRHRGIVKTNISFQEILTEHSKASENSTTRHYDYPVLAYITPWNSKGYDMAKMFNSKFTHLSPVWYDLKSQGSGLVLEGRHNADKGWIQELRSRGNALILPRFVLKAIPSEMLKKKKLREKAISLIVTECREMEYDGIVFESWSRWAAYGVLQDPDKRKMALQFVKQLGEALHSTNSPRNNQQHMQFMYVVGPPRSEKLQMYDFGPEDLQFLKDSVDGFSLMTYDFSNPQNPGPNAPVKWIDLTLKLLLGSSNNIDSTLARKVLLGINFYGNDFVISGDSGGGGAITGRDYLTLLQKHKPTWHWDKESGEHLFMYRDNKNIKHAVFYPTLMSILLRLENARLWGIGISIWEIGQGLDYFFDLLAFW, translated from the exons ATGGCGAGGAAGCGACGTTCGTCGGCGGCGGAGAGTTTAAAACGGCAGAAGGACGGTGAAGAGTCACTCTCACAAGTCGAAGAACCGGATTCAGATAGGAGCCTCATCGCCATTTTCGTGATCTTCTTCATCCTGATTCCCGCCGTTTCGATTGTCGTGTACAAAGTCAAATTCGCTGATCGAGTCATACAAACGGAAACATCGATACGTCACAGAGGAATCGTTAAAACTAATATTAGTTTCCAAGAAATCCTCACT GAACACTCTAAGGCCTCAGAGAATTCAACAACTAGGCACTATGATTACCCAGTGTTAGCTTACATAACTCCATG GAACTCTAAAGGCTATGATATGGCAAAGATGTTTAACTCAAAGTTTACACATTTATCACCAGTGTGGTACGACCTGAAGAG CCAAGGATCTGGGTTGGTTTTGGAAGGGAGACATAATGCTGATAAGGGATGGATCCAAGAGCTTCGTTCAAGAGGAAATGCGCTG ATATTACCAAGATTTGTTCTAAAAGCAATTCCTAGTGAGATgcttaagaaaaagaaactaaggGAGAAAGCTATCAGTCTTATTGTCACAGAGTGCAG AGAAATGGAATATGATGGTATCGTGTTTGAGTCTTGGTCAAGGTGGGCAGCTTATGGCGTTTTGCAGGACCCGGATAAGCGGAAAATG GCACTACAATTCGTAAAACAACTTGGAGAAGCCCTTCACTCAACGAACTCTCCAAGAAATAACCAGCAACATATGCAGTTCATGTATGTGGTTGGTCCCCCTCGTTCAGAGAAGCTGCAAATGTACGATTTTGGGCCAGAAGATCTTCAGTTCTTAAAAGATTCGGTTGATGGATTCTCTCTTATGACCTATGATTTCTCAAATCCCCAGAATCCTGGCCCCAATGCTCCTGTCAAGTGGATAGATTTAACCCTCAAGCTCCTACTTGGTTCATCAAACAATATAGACTCAACCCTAGCCAGAAAGGTTCTTCTTGGTATCAACTTTTACGGCAACGACTTTGTAATCTCTGGAG ATTCAGGAGGCGGAGGAGCAATCACCGGAAGGGATTACCTCACATTACTCCAGAAACATAAGCCAACTTGGCACTGGGATAAAGAGAGCGGTGAGCATCTTTTCATGTATAGAGATAATAAGAACATCAAGCATGCTGTTTTCTATCCTACATTGATGTCAATCCTTCTACGGCTTGAGAATGCTCGTCTCTGGGGTATTGGCATTTCAATCTGGGAAATCGGACAAGGTTTAGATTATTTCTTTGATCTATT GGCGTTTTGGTAA
- the LOC104737669 gene encoding chitinase domain-containing protein 1-like isoform X4, translated as MARKRRSSAAESLKRQKDGEESLSQVEEPDSDRSLIAIFVIFFILIPAVSIVVYKVKFADRVIQTETSIRHRGIVKTNISFQEILTEHSKASENSTTRHYDYPVLAYITPWNSKGYDMAKMFNSKFTHLSPVWYDLKSSQGSGLVLEGRHNADKGWIQELRSRGNALILPRFVLKAIPSEMLKKKKLREKAISLIVTECREMEYDGIVFESWSRWAAYGVLQDPDKRKMALQFVKQLGEALHSTNSPRNNQQHMQFMYVVGPPRSEKLQMYDFGPEDLQFLKDSVDGFSLMTYDFSNPQNPGPNAPVKWIDLTLKLLLGSSNNIDSTLARKVLLGINFYGNDFVISGDSGGGGAITGRDYLTLLQKHKPTWHWDKESGEHLFMYRDNKNIKHAVFYPTLMSILLRLENARLWGIGISIWEIGQGLDYFFDLL; from the exons ATGGCGAGGAAGCGACGTTCGTCGGCGGCGGAGAGTTTAAAACGGCAGAAGGACGGTGAAGAGTCACTCTCACAAGTCGAAGAACCGGATTCAGATAGGAGCCTCATCGCCATTTTCGTGATCTTCTTCATCCTGATTCCCGCCGTTTCGATTGTCGTGTACAAAGTCAAATTCGCTGATCGAGTCATACAAACGGAAACATCGATACGTCACAGAGGAATCGTTAAAACTAATATTAGTTTCCAAGAAATCCTCACT GAACACTCTAAGGCCTCAGAGAATTCAACAACTAGGCACTATGATTACCCAGTGTTAGCTTACATAACTCCATG GAACTCTAAAGGCTATGATATGGCAAAGATGTTTAACTCAAAGTTTACACATTTATCACCAGTGTGGTACGACCTGAAGAG TAGCCAAGGATCTGGGTTGGTTTTGGAAGGGAGACATAATGCTGATAAGGGATGGATCCAAGAGCTTCGTTCAAGAGGAAATGCGCTG ATATTACCAAGATTTGTTCTAAAAGCAATTCCTAGTGAGATgcttaagaaaaagaaactaaggGAGAAAGCTATCAGTCTTATTGTCACAGAGTGCAG AGAAATGGAATATGATGGTATCGTGTTTGAGTCTTGGTCAAGGTGGGCAGCTTATGGCGTTTTGCAGGACCCGGATAAGCGGAAAATG GCACTACAATTCGTAAAACAACTTGGAGAAGCCCTTCACTCAACGAACTCTCCAAGAAATAACCAGCAACATATGCAGTTCATGTATGTGGTTGGTCCCCCTCGTTCAGAGAAGCTGCAAATGTACGATTTTGGGCCAGAAGATCTTCAGTTCTTAAAAGATTCGGTTGATGGATTCTCTCTTATGACCTATGATTTCTCAAATCCCCAGAATCCTGGCCCCAATGCTCCTGTCAAGTGGATAGATTTAACCCTCAAGCTCCTACTTGGTTCATCAAACAATATAGACTCAACCCTAGCCAGAAAGGTTCTTCTTGGTATCAACTTTTACGGCAACGACTTTGTAATCTCTGGAG ATTCAGGAGGCGGAGGAGCAATCACCGGAAGGGATTACCTCACATTACTCCAGAAACATAAGCCAACTTGGCACTGGGATAAAGAGAGCGGTGAGCATCTTTTCATGTATAGAGATAATAAGAACATCAAGCATGCTGTTTTCTATCCTACATTGATGTCAATCCTTCTACGGCTTGAGAATGCTCGTCTCTGGGGTATTGGCATTTCAATCTGGGAAATCGGACAAGGTTTAGATTATTTCTTTGATCTATTGTAA
- the LOC104737668 gene encoding rhodanese-like domain-containing protein 4, chloroplastic, translated as MPRVKLAVARIDYTVHVSLLETAQCLVLTLSSTFSSSKFDDTERAIFGIEGERDMEALKTATFSPMSVLSEKRSEPRKPFTLPNLFPQKSPQPISQESFLRRFNGGLALLTSVLSSATAPAKSLTYEEALQQSTTTSSSFDSDGLIEGISNFVTDNPLVIAGGVAALAVPFVLSQVLNKKPKAWGVESAKNAYTKLGTDDNAQLLDIRATADLRQVGSPNIKGLGKKTVSTVYNGEDKPGFLKKLSLKFKDPENTTLYILDKYDGNSELVAELVALNGFKTAYAIKDGAEGPRGWVNSGLPWIEPKKTLSLDLSSLTDSISGVFGESSDGVSVALGVAAAAGVSVFAFTEIETILQLLGSAALVQLAGKKLLFAEDRKQTLKQVDEFLNTKVAPKELVDELKEIGKALLPPSTSSKALPAPAAVAAEAPTATATTTTVDKPVPEPVAETATNTTVDKPVAEAAAATTVDKPVPEPEPKPAPAPAVEAAAAQVITEPTETEAKPKPHSRPLSPYASYPDLKPPSSPMPSQP; from the exons ATGCCACGTGTCAAGCTAGCCGTGGCTAGGATTGATTACACAGTCCACGTCAGCTTACTAGAAACAGCTCAATGCCTTGTCTTGACACTTTCTtccactttttcttcttcaaagttTGATGATACGGAGAGGGCAATTTTTGGTatagaaggagagagagacatGGAGGCTCTGAAAACCGCTACCTTTAGCCCTATGTCGGTTCTATCCGAGAAAAGATCAGAACCCCGAAAGCCCTTCACGCTCCCTAACCTCTTTCCTCAAAAATCACCGCAACCAATCTCCCAAGAAAGCTTCTTGAGGAGATTCAATGGTGGATTGGCTCTTCTGACCTCTGTTCTAAGCAGTGCAACAGCTCCTGCTAAATCCCTGACGTACGAGGAGGCTCTGCAACAATCTACGACCACTTCTTCATCATTTGATTCGGATGGTCTGATTGAAGGGATATCCAATTTCGTCACAGACAATCCTCTGGTTATTGCCGGTGGAGTTGCTGCATTGGCTGTTCCGTTTGTTCTGTCTCAGGTTTTGAACAAAAAGCCTAAAGCTTGGGGAGTTGAGTCTGCTAAGAATGCTTATACCAAGTTGGGTACTGATGATAATGCTCAGTTGCTTGACATAAGAGCCACTGCTGATCTCAGACAAGTGGGCAGTCCTAACATTAAGGGTTTGGGTAAAAAAACAGTTTCTACTGTTTATAACGGAGAAGACAAGCCTGGTTTCTTGAAGAAGCTTTCTTTGAAGTTTAAAGATCCTGAGAACACCACATTGTACATTCTGGACAA GTATGATGGAAATTCTGAGCTTGTTGCGGAACTAGTAGCTCTTAATGGATTCAAAACTGCTTACGCGATTAAAGATGGTGCAGAAGGACCTAGAGGCTGGGTG AATAGCGGCTTGCCTTGGATAGAGCCAAAGAAGACTCTCAGTCTTGATTTGAGCAGTTTGACGGATAGCATCAGCGGTGTATTTGGT GAGAGTTCTGATGGTGTGTCTGTCGCTCTTGGAgtagctgctgctgctggagTAAGTGTTTTTGCATTTACAGAG ATTGAAACCATACTCCAACTACTAGGTTCAGCTGCACTAGTTCAGCTTGCGGGCAAGAAACTTTTATTTGCTGAG GACCGAAAGCAAACTCTAAAACAGGTGGATGAGTTCTTGAACACAAAGGTTGCCCCTAAAGAACTTGTTGATGAGTTAAAG GAAATAGGAAAggctcttcttcctccatcaaCAAGCAGCAAAGCTCTTCCTGCACCAGCAGCAGTAGCAGCAGAAGCACCTACAGCTACAGCTACAACCACCACTGTCGATAAACCAGTACCTGAGCCAGTAGCAGAAACAGCTACAAATACCACCGTAGATAAACCAGTAGCAGAAGCAGCTGCAGCCACCACCGTAGATAAACCAGTACCTGAGCCAGAGCCAAAGCCAGCGCCAGCGCCAGCGGTTGAAGCCGCAGCTGCACAAGTAATAACAGAACCAACTGAAACAGAAGCCAAACCAAAACCTCATTCAAGACCTCTCTCTCCATATGCATCG TACCCTGACCTGAAGCCTCCATCTTCTCCGATGCCATCGCAGCcctga